A single region of the Myripristis murdjan chromosome 3, fMyrMur1.1, whole genome shotgun sequence genome encodes:
- the gcshb gene encoding glycine cleavage system protein H (aminomethyl carrier), b, whose amino-acid sequence MAMRVALRCFSANFSPRLPHLSRAAQGSATRLLWRSDASRTLSTASPLSAALKFTDKHEWVRVEGGIGTVGISSFAQEALGDVVYCGLPEVGQKLEQMEEFGALESVKAASELYSPLTGEVTEINTELADNPGLVNKSCYEEGWLIKMTIENPGELDGLMDEAAYEKFVKSLE is encoded by the exons ATGGCGATGAGAGTAGCGCTCCGGTGCTTCTCTGCAAACTTTTCCCCCAGACTGCCTCATCTGTCGCGGGCGGCGCAGGGCTCGGCGACTCGGCTGCTGTGGAGGAGCGACGCCTCTCGGACACTGAGCACCGCCTCGCCGCTGTCCGCAG CCCTAAAGTTCACAGATAAGCACGAGTGGGTACGAGTAGAGGGAGGAATTGGCACAGTTGGTATCAGCAGTTTTGCTCAG GAGGCACTAGGTGATGTGGTATACTGTGGACTCCCAGAAGTCGGCCAAAAACTTGAACAAATGG agGAATTTGGTGCTTTGGAAAGTGTAAAGGCTGCCAGTGAGCTATACTCTCCTCTGACGGGGGAAGTGACTGAAATCAACACAGAGCTGGCAGACAATCCTGGACTTGTGAATAAATCCTGCTATGAGGAGG GGTGGTTGATCAAGATGACAATTGAAAACCCCGGAGAACTTGACGGCCTCATGGATGAAGCTGCATACGAGAAATTTGTTAAATCTCTTGAGTAA